CGTGGGTCCGGCCCGCGGCGCCCAGCCGCGCGATGTCCTGGTCGCACCACCGTCCTGAGCTCCCGGTGATCGCAGTGGCCCCTTCCGTCCGACTCGGCGCCACGCGGCTCGCCGTGCTGCTGTGCGCCGGGCTGGCGCTGGCCGGCCCCGCCCCCGCGTTCCCGGACGCCGGCGCCGTCAGCCCCACCGCGAAGAATCTCTACGAGGCGGCCCGGCGGGCCGAGGAGACGCTCCGCGGTTCGCAGACGGCGATGCGCGACGAGGACCAGTGGCAAGCCATCGCGCGGAAGTACCGGCTGGTGGTCCTCTCCTTTCCCCGAAGCGGCTATTGCGACGACGCGCTCCACTACGAGGGAGGCATCTACCGCGACGCCGCCGAGCGTTTCGATGACCGGCGCTTCGCGGTGCGGGCCGCCGACGCCTTCGCTCTCCTGATCCGCGGGTATCCGGCGAGCCGCTGGGTCCCGAAGGCCCTCTACGAACAGGTCCGGCTGTACGCGGGCCGCCTCGACGACGAGGCCGAGGCGCGGAGCGCCCTCGAACGGCTCCGGAAACGCGCGCCGCGCAGCCCCGAGATCCGGATGGCGGCCGCCGTCCTGGCGAAGCCCGAGACCCCGGCCGGCGCGGCGGAGCGGCCGGCGGACGGGACGAGGCGAACCGTCGCGGTCCGCCAGGAAGTGCAGCCCGCCGATCCACCGACGACGGTGCGGAACATCCGTCACTGGGTCGGGGACTCGCACACCCGGGTAGTGATCGACCTCAGCGGCCCCACGCCGCACACCGAGGGCAGGCTCACCGGACCGGACCGGGTGTTCTTCGATCTCCACGGGGCGACGCCGGACGACGGGCTCGAACGCCGGGCGTTCCCGATCGAAGGCTCGCACCTCCGGCGCATCCGGCTCGGCGTTCCGGCAGAGAAGACCACCCGGGTGGTGCTCGACTTCTCGAGCATCCGGGAGGTCACCGTGTTCGCCCTTCCCGATCCCTACCGGCTCGTGGTGGACATCCACGGGGCGCCCCCGCTGCGGGTCGCGGACAGCTCCGGGGACAGGGCCGCGCCGGAGGCTGACGACTCCCCGGCGGAGGCGAACCGAAGCGCCACCGCGACCCCGGAGACCGGCGACGAGGCCTCGCCCTCGCCGCCGCGCCCCACCGAGGGGGGCTACTCGATGGCGCGCCAGCTCGGCGCGGGAGTGAACCGCATCGTCATCGACGCGGGACACGGCGGCAAGGATCCCGGCACCCATGCCGGCAGTCTGCGCGAGAAGGACATCGCGCTCGATATCGCTGAGCGGGTGCGCGACGACCTCACGGAGCGTGGGTTCGAGGTGATCATGACGCGCGAGAAGGACGTGTTCATTCCCCTCGAACAGCGCGCCTTCATCGCCAACAGCCGCGAGGCGGACCTGTTCGTTTCCATCCACGTGAACGCCGCGAGGAACCGGAAGGCCCGCGGCCTTGAGACCTTCTACCTGAATCTGGCCACTTCAGCGGACGCGGCGGAGGTGGCCGCCCGGGAGAACGCCTCCAGCGGCATGGTCCGGATGGCCGATGTCCGCAAGCTGGTGGATCAGATCGTCAATCACAGCCGGAAGGAGGAATCCCGGGAACTCGCGACGACCATGCAGGCGGCGATGGCCAAGAGCATTCTCGGCCGGGAAAACCACCCGCTGAACCGCGGCGTGAAGACGGCGGGATTCCACGTGCTGCTCGGCGCCCAGATGCCCGCCGTGCTCGTCGAAGTGGGTTTCGTGAGCAACCGCGAGGAAGCGAGGCAGCTCCGCAGCGCCTCCCACCGGGAGAAGATCGCGTCCGCCATCGCCGACGGCGTGAACCGCTACGCGGAGACGCTCGGCCAGGTCGTCCAGACCACCGCCACCCAGAACGAGCGGTAGCCGCGCGCCGGCCTGGAGCCCCCACCGGGAGGACTGGGCCGGCTTCAGCCGGCACGCGCAGCGCTCCGGACCGGCCCGTCAGCGGAACATGCGTCGCAGCATGAATTCGTAGACCCCGTCTCCGAACCACTTGCGGAGGAACATGAAGGGGCGGGCCATGGAGCCGCTCGCGTACCGCCGCCGCGGCTTTCGGGCGGTCGCGGCTTTGACGAACACCCTGGCGAGGACCTCCGGCGCGGTCCCGAGGCTACCGGGTTCGAGGCCGTCCATCAGCCCAAGAAACGATTCCACCTGGGACTTGTACGCCGTGTCCCCGGAGTACCTCCTGAGGCCGGCTCCCATCACGTCGCCGAACTCGGTCCTGATCGCGCCCGGCTGGATCACGACGACCTGGATGTTGAAGGGGGCGGTTTCCACGCGCAGGCAGTCCGACCAGCCCTCGAGGGCGTGTTTGGTGGCGTGGTACCAGGCCCCGAGGGGGGTGAAGATCCTCCCTCCCATCGACGAGACGTTGATGATTCGGCCCGAGCCCTGCGCTCTCATGTGCGGCAGGACGAGTCGGGTGAGGTGGGCGAGCCCGAACAGGTTCACCTCGAACTGGTAGCGCGCGTCGTCGAGCGGAACATCCTCGACGGGTCCGTAGAGCCCGAAACCCGCGTTGTTGACCAGGACGTCGATGCGTCCCTGGTCCGCGATGACGCGGCTCACGGCCCGCTCGTTGTCGTCGCTTCTGGTGACGTCCATTTCGACGGGAGTGACGCCGTGTTCGGGCAGGTCTTCCATTCGGTCTGCCCGGCGCGCGCCGGCGTAGACGGTGTGGCCTTCGCGGGCCAGCAGGATCGCGGCCGCCCGGCCGATGCCTGAGGACGCTCCCGTGACGAGGCTGATCTTGCCCAAAGCGATGCTCCTTGATTGATGATACCTGACGTGGCGTTAGCACCATACACCTTACAGCGGAGTCAAGGTGCCTTGCGCGTGCCTTTACATGGCGTCGAAAGGGCGTTTACGATGGCGGTAGCACCAGCACGAGAACCTCTTGGGAATGCGCTCGACCATGAGACTCACGCACGCCGCACTCGGACTGTCCATCGGCATTTCGCTTCTCGGCTCCGGGCTTCACGCGCAGGACTGGGGCGACCACCGCGCGTACCAGTATCACTTCGGAGAGATCTCCATTCCGCCGGCGTCGGAGGATGAACCGATTGCGGAGAACCTGTCTCTCGAGCGGGCGCTCACGTACCTGGACGATGGAGCCAGGGCCTGGGCGAACAACCGCGGCTGCGTCTCGTGTCACACCACGGGTTGGTACGGGATCCTTCGTCCGCAACTCGCCGAGAGCCTGGGTCGGCCCGACGCAGACTTCCGGGCCTTTCTCGAGGAGCGTCTTCAGGACAGGCTGGCCGCGGACCCCGAAGAGCTCCAGCAGGATGTGAACCCGGCGGAGGTCGTGCACCTGGCCGCGTCTCTGGCATCCTGGGATGCGCATGTGGACGGGCGGCTGTCTCCCGAGACCGGGCAGGCTCTCCAGCTCATGTTCAGCCTTCAGCGCGACAATGGGGCCTGGCACTCCC
The sequence above is drawn from the Candidatus Palauibacter australiensis genome and encodes:
- a CDS encoding N-acetylmuramoyl-L-alanine amidase, with product MIAVAPSVRLGATRLAVLLCAGLALAGPAPAFPDAGAVSPTAKNLYEAARRAEETLRGSQTAMRDEDQWQAIARKYRLVVLSFPRSGYCDDALHYEGGIYRDAAERFDDRRFAVRAADAFALLIRGYPASRWVPKALYEQVRLYAGRLDDEAEARSALERLRKRAPRSPEIRMAAAVLAKPETPAGAAERPADGTRRTVAVRQEVQPADPPTTVRNIRHWVGDSHTRVVIDLSGPTPHTEGRLTGPDRVFFDLHGATPDDGLERRAFPIEGSHLRRIRLGVPAEKTTRVVLDFSSIREVTVFALPDPYRLVVDIHGAPPLRVADSSGDRAAPEADDSPAEANRSATATPETGDEASPSPPRPTEGGYSMARQLGAGVNRIVIDAGHGGKDPGTHAGSLREKDIALDIAERVRDDLTERGFEVIMTREKDVFIPLEQRAFIANSREADLFVSIHVNAARNRKARGLETFYLNLATSADAAEVAARENASSGMVRMADVRKLVDQIVNHSRKEESRELATTMQAAMAKSILGRENHPLNRGVKTAGFHVLLGAQMPAVLVEVGFVSNREEARQLRSASHREKIASAIADGVNRYAETLGQVVQTTATQNER
- a CDS encoding oxidoreductase, which produces MGKISLVTGASSGIGRAAAILLAREGHTVYAGARRADRMEDLPEHGVTPVEMDVTRSDDNERAVSRVIADQGRIDVLVNNAGFGLYGPVEDVPLDDARYQFEVNLFGLAHLTRLVLPHMRAQGSGRIINVSSMGGRIFTPLGAWYHATKHALEGWSDCLRVETAPFNIQVVVIQPGAIRTEFGDVMGAGLRRYSGDTAYKSQVESFLGLMDGLEPGSLGTAPEVLARVFVKAATARKPRRRYASGSMARPFMFLRKWFGDGVYEFMLRRMFR